A genomic stretch from Mycobacterium paraterrae includes:
- a CDS encoding cysteine desulfurase: MTVSATRPTTLDVAAIRADFPILSRVMRGGNQLAYLDSGATSQRPIQVLDAEREFILTSNGGVHRGAHQLMEEATDAYEQGRSDIAAFVGADPDELVFTKNATEALNLVSYVLGDNRFDGVVGPGDVIVTTELEHHANLVPWQELARRTGATLRWYSVTDDGRIDLESLQLDSSVKVVTFSHHSNVTGAIAPVAELVERAKAVGALTVLDACQSVPHQPVDFHAFGVDFAAFSGHKMLGPNGIGVLYGRAELLNALPPFITGGSMIETVSMDATTFTAPPQRFEAGTPMTSQVVGLGAATRYLGALGMDAVEAHERELVAAAIEGLRGIDEVRIIGPTSMENRGSPVSFVVDGVHAHDVGQVLDDDGVAIRVGHHCAMPLHRRFDVAATARGSFAVYNTMDEVDRLVAGVRRAIDFFGRV, encoded by the coding sequence ATGACGGTCTCGGCCACTCGTCCCACGACGCTGGATGTCGCGGCGATTCGGGCCGACTTCCCGATCCTGAGCCGGGTCATGCGGGGCGGCAACCAGTTGGCCTACCTGGACTCTGGCGCGACGTCGCAGCGTCCGATTCAGGTCTTGGACGCCGAGCGGGAGTTCATCCTCACCTCCAACGGAGGGGTGCACCGCGGCGCGCATCAGCTGATGGAGGAGGCGACAGATGCCTATGAGCAGGGCCGCTCTGACATCGCGGCATTCGTCGGCGCCGACCCCGACGAGCTGGTGTTCACCAAGAATGCCACCGAAGCGCTCAACCTGGTCTCATATGTGCTGGGCGACAACCGTTTCGATGGTGTAGTCGGCCCCGGTGATGTCATCGTCACCACCGAGCTCGAGCACCACGCGAACCTTGTCCCGTGGCAGGAGCTGGCCCGCCGGACCGGCGCCACGCTGCGTTGGTACAGCGTCACGGACGACGGCCGGATTGACCTGGAGTCACTGCAGCTCGACAGCAGCGTCAAAGTGGTGACGTTCAGCCATCACTCGAATGTCACCGGCGCGATCGCCCCGGTCGCCGAGCTGGTGGAACGGGCCAAAGCGGTCGGAGCTTTGACGGTGCTCGACGCCTGCCAGTCGGTGCCGCACCAGCCCGTCGACTTCCACGCCTTCGGCGTCGACTTCGCCGCGTTCTCTGGGCACAAGATGTTGGGGCCCAACGGAATTGGTGTGCTCTATGGGCGAGCCGAACTGCTCAATGCGTTGCCGCCTTTCATCACCGGCGGCTCCATGATCGAGACCGTCAGCATGGACGCAACCACCTTTACCGCGCCACCGCAACGCTTCGAGGCCGGCACACCGATGACCTCGCAGGTCGTCGGACTAGGTGCGGCGACCCGTTACCTCGGTGCGCTCGGCATGGATGCGGTCGAAGCCCACGAACGCGAGTTGGTGGCCGCCGCGATCGAGGGATTGCGCGGCATCGACGAAGTGCGGATCATCGGGCCGACGTCGATGGAAAATCGAGGCTCGCCAGTGTCTTTCGTGGTCGACGGTGTGCACGCCCACGACGTGGGCCAGGTGCTCGACGACGACGGCGTGGCCATCCGGGTGGGGCACCACTGCGCGATGCCGCTGCATCGGCGATTCGACGTCGCAGCGACGGCGCGCGGGTCGTTCGCGGTCTACAACACCATGGACGAAGTCGACCGGCTGGTGGCCGGCGTGCGCCGTGCCATCGACTTCTTCGGCAGGGTGTGA
- the sufU gene encoding Fe-S cluster assembly sulfur transfer protein SufU, whose protein sequence is MRLEQMYQEVILDHYKHPQHRGLREPFGAEVYHKNPTCGDEITLRVALSEDGETVEDVSYDGQGCSISQAATSVLTEQVIGQSVGQALKTVTAFNEMVSSRGNVEGDEDVLGDGVAFAGVAKYPARVKCALLGWMAFKDALAQASHDVEEVNR, encoded by the coding sequence ATGCGCCTCGAGCAGATGTATCAAGAAGTGATCCTCGATCACTACAAGCACCCGCAGCATCGCGGTCTGCGCGAACCGTTCGGCGCGGAGGTCTATCACAAGAATCCGACCTGCGGCGACGAGATCACGCTGCGCGTGGCGCTCTCAGAGGACGGGGAGACCGTCGAAGACGTCTCGTACGACGGGCAGGGCTGCTCGATCAGTCAGGCCGCCACCTCGGTGCTCACCGAGCAGGTCATCGGCCAAAGCGTCGGACAGGCGTTGAAGACGGTGACGGCGTTCAACGAAATGGTGTCCTCGCGTGGGAACGTCGAGGGCGACGAAGACGTGTTGGGCGACGGGGTGGCGTTCGCCGGAGTTGCGAAGTACCCGGCCCGGGTCAAGTGCGCACTGCTGGGCTGGATGGCGTTCAAAGATGCGCTGGCCCAAGCAAGTCACGACGTTGAGGAGGTCAACAGATGA
- a CDS encoding metal-sulfur cluster assembly factor yields the protein MSEIVAPDDELLGDIEEAMRDVVDPELGINVVDLGLVYGVNLEEAEEGTVALIDMTLTSPACPLTDVIEDQSRSALIGAGLVDELRINWVWNPPWGPDKITDDGRDQLRALGFTV from the coding sequence ATGAGTGAAATTGTGGCGCCGGACGACGAACTGCTCGGTGACATCGAGGAAGCGATGCGCGACGTCGTCGACCCCGAGTTGGGTATCAACGTCGTCGATCTCGGGCTGGTGTATGGCGTGAACCTCGAGGAAGCGGAGGAGGGCACCGTCGCGCTGATCGACATGACGCTGACGTCGCCGGCCTGCCCGCTCACCGACGTCATCGAGGATCAATCCCGAAGCGCGCTGATCGGTGCGGGGCTGGTCGACGAGTTGCGGATCAATTGGGTGTGGAACCCGCCGTGGGGCCCGGACAAGATCACCGATGACGGCCGCGATCAGCTGCGCGCCCTGGGGTTTACCGTCTGA
- the zwf gene encoding glucose-6-phosphate dehydrogenase — MFGATGDLAQRKLLPGLLHLSCSKLAPEMRVIGTSLDEIDSDAFRKLAQKACKEFAHHKVTDELCEQFISNLTFVPQQAGPEALASAVAEQTEALGGDDVRLLHYLSVPPKAVLSVMDTLHKADLAENSRVIMEKPFGVDLESARDLNKAIHERFDEEQIFRIDHFLGKEAAQNILAFRFANGLFEPIWNRQFIDHIQIDVPERLTVENRAQFYEAVGAFKDMVVTHLFQILAFVAMEPPTELASEAISSEKNKVFRSMRLLDPSQVVRGQYRGYRDMPGVSPESDTETFIALKCEIDNWRWAGVPFFLRTGKGLAEGQRIISIAFHEPPRSMFPPGSGVGQKGPDHLTFDLADVSRMSLSFYGKRPGPGMKLDKLSLQFTMEETGHAGDVLEAYERLILDAMRGDRTLYNTAEGIERLWEVSAPLLEDPPPVRSYDIDSWGPNAVHPLIAPRAWRLPFERGWRGKK, encoded by the coding sequence ATGTTCGGCGCCACGGGCGATCTGGCACAACGCAAGCTGTTACCGGGTCTGCTTCACCTGTCGTGCTCGAAACTGGCTCCCGAGATGCGGGTGATCGGCACGTCGCTCGACGAGATCGACAGCGATGCTTTCCGCAAGCTGGCGCAGAAGGCGTGCAAGGAGTTCGCCCATCACAAGGTCACCGACGAACTCTGCGAGCAGTTCATCAGCAACTTGACCTTTGTTCCGCAGCAGGCCGGACCGGAGGCGCTGGCCAGCGCGGTCGCCGAGCAGACCGAAGCGCTCGGCGGCGACGACGTCCGGCTGCTGCACTACCTGAGTGTCCCGCCCAAGGCGGTGTTGTCGGTGATGGACACCCTGCACAAGGCGGACCTCGCAGAGAACTCCCGCGTCATCATGGAAAAGCCGTTCGGCGTCGACCTGGAAAGCGCGCGGGACCTCAACAAGGCTATTCACGAGCGGTTCGACGAGGAGCAGATCTTCCGGATCGACCACTTCCTCGGCAAGGAAGCCGCCCAGAACATCCTTGCGTTCCGGTTTGCCAACGGCCTCTTCGAGCCGATCTGGAATCGCCAATTCATCGACCACATTCAGATCGACGTGCCAGAGCGACTCACCGTCGAGAACCGCGCCCAGTTCTACGAGGCGGTCGGGGCTTTCAAAGACATGGTGGTCACCCACCTGTTCCAGATCCTTGCCTTCGTCGCAATGGAGCCACCCACTGAACTGGCGTCAGAGGCGATCAGCAGCGAGAAGAACAAGGTCTTCCGCTCGATGCGTCTTCTCGACCCGAGCCAGGTGGTACGCGGCCAGTACCGCGGCTACCGCGACATGCCCGGCGTCTCGCCTGAGTCGGATACCGAGACGTTCATCGCGCTCAAATGCGAAATCGACAACTGGCGTTGGGCCGGCGTCCCGTTCTTCCTGCGCACCGGCAAGGGACTGGCCGAGGGGCAGCGCATCATCTCGATCGCGTTCCACGAGCCGCCGCGCAGCATGTTCCCGCCGGGATCCGGTGTGGGACAAAAGGGTCCGGACCACCTGACCTTCGACCTCGCCGACGTATCCCGGATGTCGCTGTCCTTCTACGGCAAGCGGCCGGGACCCGGCATGAAGCTGGACAAGCTGAGCCTGCAGTTCACCATGGAGGAGACCGGGCATGCCGGTGACGTCCTCGAGGCCTACGAACGACTGATCCTGGACGCGATGCGTGGCGACCGGACGTTGTACAACACCGCGGAAGGCATCGAACGGCTCTGGGAGGTCTCGGCACCGCTGCTCGAGGACCCGCCGCCGGTCCGCAGTTACGACATCGACTCGTGGGGTCCTAACGCCGTCCACCCGCTGATCGCGCCGCGCGCATGGCGTTTGCCGTTCGAACGCGGTTGGCGCGGAAAGAAGTAA
- a CDS encoding FadR/GntR family transcriptional regulator: protein MTVARPSRAPDVVAATLRRQILSGELAPCDSLPTESELISQLGVSRETVRMALRLLDAEGLTTTSQGRSGVRIRHPEPERVARSLVQLFTLTGATWGDLLSFRIMLEPAAAAHVAQHATAVQRASIAAVAGNGIAPDGTGYHEFHELLVQASGNPLLTTVLAAVEQAVRWAAAEQNISQFDRDEAAKSHRAIAAAITAKDSVKAQRRMEQHLAAALRHVEASGLRGAPMIPPSRWRGENSDLPWR, encoded by the coding sequence ATGACAGTCGCAAGGCCCTCCCGCGCGCCCGACGTCGTCGCCGCAACCCTGCGCCGGCAGATTCTTTCCGGTGAACTCGCCCCCTGCGACTCGCTTCCCACCGAAAGCGAATTGATCAGCCAGCTCGGAGTGAGCCGGGAAACGGTGCGGATGGCGCTGCGGCTGCTGGACGCCGAGGGGCTCACCACCACCAGCCAGGGTCGCAGTGGCGTACGGATCCGGCATCCCGAGCCAGAGCGGGTCGCACGCTCGCTAGTGCAATTGTTCACGCTCACCGGGGCGACCTGGGGCGACTTGCTGTCCTTCCGGATCATGCTCGAGCCCGCCGCCGCCGCGCACGTCGCCCAACACGCGACCGCGGTTCAACGTGCGAGCATCGCCGCCGTGGCCGGAAACGGCATCGCGCCCGACGGTACCGGATATCACGAATTCCACGAGCTTCTGGTCCAGGCGAGCGGAAACCCCTTGCTGACAACGGTTTTGGCGGCGGTGGAACAGGCTGTCCGGTGGGCAGCGGCCGAGCAGAACATCAGCCAGTTCGATCGCGACGAAGCCGCCAAGTCGCATCGGGCGATCGCAGCCGCGATCACGGCCAAGGATTCAGTGAAGGCTCAGCGCCGCATGGAACAGCACCTTGCGGCTGCGCTACGCCACGTCGAAGCGTCGGGACTGCGTGGGGCACCGATGATTCCGCCATCCCGGTGGCGGGGCGAGAACAGCGACTTGCCCTGGCGCTGA
- a CDS encoding carotenoid oxygenase family protein, producing MVFVPASAVLTGAFRPMRFEATVEDCVTIFGEIPKDLAGGFYRVGPTFKRPTRQGANGLLAMDGMVQALVFDNGRADFRNRWVRTPKYCLEDKHQRGMFAWSDGEWTDWRNIGFGAALPDEHTRGIPQGTNNINCFPFAGEILASGEQGSPPVALDPVTLETRGVVPWSAQLSRGIFDKAGYGDAAFTAHPKWDNASGTLYGWAYSNHQPYVTVHVVAPDGTVASRELWDAPYTSEVHDMWLTKDWMVLPFQGFAFDPDRIERGLSVQVWNPELPIMLALIPRDDVENGEIRWITAQIDQQYVMHTLAADVDGDTLTLDAPIFERPPFPLDIDGFEGEDVQLFFNLARSTLGRWTVDLKSGGVKSELLDDQPCELPKVDERFYGQGQRWGYLIGGDPKGKGMRMHSLVVRDRLSGDEQRYRLRHDRPSLVMEPTFVPRTPEAAEGDGYLMVPISRWTENLGEYAIFDTDDITAGPICRIEIPFLLGFTPHGHWMDFR from the coding sequence ATGGTGTTCGTGCCCGCCAGCGCCGTGCTCACCGGCGCCTTCCGCCCGATGCGATTCGAAGCGACCGTCGAGGATTGTGTGACGATCTTCGGCGAGATCCCGAAAGACCTGGCCGGCGGCTTCTACCGGGTCGGGCCGACCTTCAAGAGACCGACCCGCCAGGGCGCCAACGGATTGCTGGCGATGGACGGCATGGTCCAGGCGCTCGTCTTCGACAACGGACGCGCCGACTTCCGCAACCGCTGGGTCCGCACACCCAAGTACTGCCTTGAGGACAAGCATCAGCGCGGGATGTTCGCGTGGTCCGACGGCGAGTGGACCGATTGGCGCAACATCGGTTTCGGCGCCGCGCTACCCGACGAGCACACTCGCGGTATACCGCAGGGCACCAACAACATCAATTGCTTTCCGTTCGCGGGGGAGATCCTGGCATCGGGCGAGCAGGGCAGCCCGCCGGTGGCGTTGGACCCCGTCACGCTCGAGACGCGTGGGGTCGTGCCGTGGTCTGCGCAGCTGTCCCGAGGGATCTTCGACAAGGCCGGCTACGGCGACGCCGCTTTCACCGCCCACCCGAAATGGGACAACGCCAGCGGCACGCTGTACGGCTGGGCCTACAGCAACCACCAGCCCTATGTGACCGTCCACGTCGTTGCACCCGACGGCACAGTCGCCTCCCGTGAGCTGTGGGATGCGCCGTACACCAGCGAGGTGCATGACATGTGGCTGACCAAGGACTGGATGGTGTTGCCGTTCCAGGGATTCGCTTTCGACCCGGACCGTATTGAGCGGGGCCTGTCGGTGCAGGTCTGGAACCCCGAGCTGCCGATTATGCTCGCCTTGATACCTCGCGACGACGTCGAAAACGGCGAAATCCGTTGGATAACTGCACAAATCGATCAACAGTATGTGATGCACACCCTGGCGGCCGACGTCGACGGTGACACGTTGACGCTGGATGCGCCCATCTTCGAGCGCCCGCCGTTCCCCTTGGACATCGACGGGTTCGAGGGCGAAGACGTCCAGCTGTTCTTCAATCTCGCGCGCAGCACACTCGGACGCTGGACGGTCGACTTGAAATCCGGCGGCGTGAAATCCGAACTGCTTGACGACCAGCCCTGTGAGCTACCCAAAGTCGACGAGCGTTTCTACGGACAGGGCCAGCGATGGGGCTATCTGATCGGCGGTGACCCCAAAGGCAAGGGCATGCGCATGCACAGCTTGGTGGTCCGCGACCGCCTCAGCGGCGACGAGCAGCGGTACCGGCTCCGGCACGACCGGCCGTCGCTGGTGATGGAGCCGACCTTCGTGCCCCGCACCCCCGAGGCGGCCGAAGGCGACGGCTATCTGATGGTGCCGATCTCTCGGTGGACTGAAAACCTTGGCGAATACGCCATTTTCGACACCGACGACATCACTGCCGGCCCGATCTGCCGGATCGAGATCCCGTTTCTGCTCGGCTTCACCCCCCACGGACACTGGATGGACTTCCGATGA
- a CDS encoding acyl-CoA dehydrogenase family protein, with translation MTLTDTEEAELRASVHGIVAAFGNEYFTRCSETLQHPTELWDALAAGGFVGVNLPGEYGGGGMGLSALNVVAEEAAAAGCPQIMLMISPGIVGSLLARHATDEQKRQWLAPMAAGSTKIAFAITEPDAGSNSHQLATTACRDGDKYVINGQKTYITAADQADALLVVTRTGTDAQGRAQLSLFLVDRDTPGIEMNRIPMTFEITDKSFTVFFDDVVVPADRLVGGEGNGLRVAFDGMNPERVIIAAICNGVSRYALDKAVAYARERRVWQVPIGAHQGLAHPLAEAKIALEAARLMTHQAAAGFDAGADPGEHSNMAKFLAADAAIRCLDQAIEVHGGAGFTREVALANMYEFVRLFKTVPISREMILNHIAQHSLGLPRSY, from the coding sequence ATGACCCTCACCGATACCGAAGAGGCCGAGCTGCGGGCTTCGGTCCACGGCATCGTCGCCGCATTCGGCAACGAATACTTCACCCGCTGCAGCGAAACCCTGCAGCACCCCACCGAACTCTGGGACGCGCTGGCCGCCGGCGGATTCGTCGGCGTCAACTTGCCAGGCGAATACGGCGGCGGCGGAATGGGATTGAGCGCGCTGAACGTCGTCGCCGAGGAGGCCGCCGCGGCGGGCTGTCCGCAGATCATGTTGATGATCTCACCGGGAATTGTCGGCAGCCTATTGGCCAGGCACGCGACCGACGAGCAGAAGCGGCAGTGGCTGGCGCCGATGGCGGCGGGGTCGACGAAGATTGCTTTCGCCATCACCGAGCCGGACGCCGGCTCCAACAGCCATCAGCTGGCCACCACAGCGTGCCGCGACGGCGACAAGTATGTCATCAACGGCCAAAAGACCTACATCACCGCCGCCGACCAGGCCGACGCCCTGCTCGTCGTCACCCGTACCGGCACCGATGCCCAAGGGCGCGCACAACTTTCACTCTTCCTCGTCGACCGCGACACACCCGGTATCGAGATGAATCGCATCCCGATGACGTTTGAAATAACCGACAAGTCGTTCACGGTGTTCTTCGACGACGTCGTGGTTCCGGCAGACCGGCTGGTCGGCGGTGAGGGCAACGGCTTGCGGGTTGCGTTTGACGGGATGAATCCCGAGCGGGTGATCATCGCCGCGATCTGCAACGGCGTCAGCCGTTATGCGCTCGACAAGGCCGTGGCTTATGCCCGAGAGCGCCGAGTGTGGCAGGTCCCGATCGGCGCGCACCAGGGCCTCGCACATCCCTTGGCGGAAGCCAAGATCGCGCTGGAGGCCGCGCGGCTGATGACGCACCAGGCCGCCGCCGGTTTCGACGCTGGCGCCGACCCCGGCGAGCACAGCAACATGGCCAAGTTCCTGGCCGCCGACGCCGCCATCCGATGCCTCGATCAGGCGATCGAGGTGCATGGCGGCGCCGGCTTCACCCGTGAAGTAGCGCTGGCCAACATGTACGAGTTCGTCAGGCTGTTCAAGACAGTGCCGATCAGTCGCGAAATGATCCTCAACCACATCGCCCAGCACAGCCTCGGATTGCCACGGTCGTACTAG
- a CDS encoding DUF5666 domain-containing protein yields MSVISPSFGMSRLAMATLTGVTALSLAACGSSSETKPAPSSNAASAPTSSTSSAPGKGKDWVKGLIDSVSGGAIQVTAKSGPTTVDFTPSTAIAEITPAQLSDVTPGSCVWVHPDRHADAPANGPIDARGVSVSPAVDGKCPGPTHPAGDKPHHQIPPHGQVASVAGNTITLNGTDAQGNPSSTTVNVTDTTKYTKKTPADAHAIAQGKCLVAHGSRDGSGALQATKINIQAAENGSCPEHGGKHHDR; encoded by the coding sequence ATGTCTGTCATTTCCCCATCCTTCGGTATGAGCCGGCTGGCGATGGCGACGCTCACCGGCGTCACCGCACTGTCGCTCGCAGCCTGCGGAAGCTCATCGGAGACCAAGCCCGCCCCGTCGAGTAACGCCGCAAGCGCCCCCACCTCGTCGACATCGTCGGCACCGGGCAAGGGCAAGGACTGGGTGAAGGGCCTGATCGACTCGGTGTCGGGCGGCGCGATCCAGGTGACTGCCAAGTCCGGTCCGACCACGGTCGACTTCACACCGTCGACCGCGATCGCCGAGATCACCCCGGCGCAGCTGAGCGACGTCACGCCCGGCAGCTGCGTGTGGGTTCATCCCGATCGCCACGCAGACGCGCCGGCGAACGGCCCCATCGATGCCCGTGGGGTGAGCGTCAGCCCGGCGGTCGACGGGAAGTGCCCCGGGCCGACCCACCCGGCCGGCGACAAACCGCACCACCAGATCCCGCCGCATGGTCAGGTTGCCTCCGTCGCCGGCAACACCATCACGCTGAACGGGACTGACGCCCAGGGCAATCCGTCATCGACGACCGTGAACGTCACCGATACGACGAAGTACACCAAGAAGACGCCCGCGGACGCCCACGCGATCGCTCAGGGCAAGTGCCTGGTGGCCCACGGCAGCCGCGACGGTAGCGGAGCGTTGCAGGCGACCAAGATCAACATTCAGGCCGCCGAGAACGGCAGCTGCCCCGAGCACGGCGGCAAGCACCACGACCGCTAG
- a CDS encoding DUF5666 domain-containing protein — MPASSPCPLRTRVLTCLLVGAAAVTVAACSSSDEHPSSPPQAGASQPPPPAPKPPSPPPPPVGKDHVEGLVRSVSGNTIQLTQRDRSAATVDITPTTMITELSSGALTDVKPGDCVNVRPVPQGADGAVTAQSVEISPSVAHRCPPPPNPAGAVFGIVDSVADNAIKVNSVDPAGQTTHTTVTVTDTTTYTKHGVVDAQAIQNGKCMATQGSLAAGVLQATTIDLEPCPPMGRPHHHFHLPWLHHHHH, encoded by the coding sequence ATGCCCGCCTCTTCGCCGTGTCCTCTGCGGACGCGAGTCCTCACGTGTCTGCTGGTCGGCGCTGCCGCCGTGACGGTCGCTGCCTGCAGCTCGTCGGACGAGCATCCCTCGAGCCCACCCCAAGCCGGCGCCAGCCAACCACCACCACCGGCGCCGAAGCCGCCCTCTCCGCCGCCGCCGCCGGTCGGCAAAGACCACGTCGAAGGCCTAGTCAGGTCGGTCTCCGGCAACACCATCCAACTCACCCAGCGGGATCGGAGTGCGGCCACGGTCGACATCACGCCGACGACGATGATCACCGAACTCAGCTCGGGCGCGCTGACCGACGTCAAGCCCGGCGATTGCGTCAACGTCAGGCCGGTGCCGCAGGGCGCCGACGGGGCGGTTACCGCGCAATCCGTCGAGATCAGCCCTTCCGTGGCGCACAGGTGTCCACCTCCACCGAATCCAGCCGGGGCCGTGTTCGGCATCGTGGACTCCGTCGCCGACAACGCGATCAAGGTCAACAGCGTCGACCCCGCAGGCCAAACCACGCACACCACAGTCACGGTGACCGACACGACGACGTACACCAAGCACGGTGTTGTCGACGCCCAGGCGATCCAGAACGGTAAGTGCATGGCGACCCAGGGAAGCCTGGCCGCTGGTGTCCTCCAGGCCACGACGATCGACCTCGAACCGTGCCCACCTATGGGTCGCCCCCATCACCATTTCCACCTGCCGTGGTTGCACCACCATCACCACTGA